Proteins encoded by one window of Vicia villosa cultivar HV-30 ecotype Madison, WI unplaced genomic scaffold, Vvil1.0 ctg.003292F_1_1, whole genome shotgun sequence:
- the LOC131640747 gene encoding uncharacterized protein LOC131640747, which translates to MSSTLKIEGHTEEAKRLRMFPFTLADEAEEWFYSLPAGSITTWAEMEKAFLQEYFPASVSLRKRYEILNFKQKEAAGGSSNFAIATGMKKIIQAIASNEHLELYDRVSSKVARIIDLKLETNKQVKIEETVAAEVEKRLKALNIGAQKVAQIEDIKFLKQNNPYSNTYNPGVEESSQLCMERSERESFGTLPSGTVHNPRDQNHVKVVVTRKSKAAEKPEEEKVEDDGLLEVDLEIRDNSKQSEEVITPPITDKEKKQEPKQKIVLPYPTRSKKKDQHEKSFERFMELFKKLEINIPFAEALEQMPIYAKFMKDIISKKRSIESEPIQLTETCSAILQGLKIPVKKKDRGAVTIPCTIGDRSFKKALIDLGASVSLMPLSIYKKLGLGAVQDTRMTLQFTDHSMKRPYGIANDVLVKIDKFVFLVDFMVLEMLEDEEIPLILGRPFLETGRCMIDMEGGTMTLKVYDEELKINVRDSMKFRDEESSSKQVGILDTVFIQSVQSKIPKLPLERVLSLSISEKDEDINEAESEVLTMLEAQHKWNKPKPY; encoded by the exons ATGAGCTCAACATTGAAGATAGAGGGACATACGGAAGAAGCAAAAAGACTTCGTATGTTCCCATTTACACTAGCAGATGAAGCTGAAGAATGGTTCTATTCCCTACCTGCGGGAAGTATAACTACATGGGCTGAGATGGAGAAAGCATTCTTACAAGAATATTTCCCCGCATCCGTATCATTGAGAAAAAGATACGAAATCctgaatttcaagcagaaagaag CAGCCGGTGGTTCATCTAATTTTGCAATAGCCACTGGTATGAAGAAGATAATTCAAGCAATTGCCTCAAACGAGCATCTTGAGTTATACGACAGAGTGTCAAGCAAGGTCGCAAGAATTATTGATTTGAAGTTGGAAACCAACAAACAGGTAAAAATTGAAGAAACAGTTGCTGCAGAGGTTGAGAAAAGGTTAAAGGCACTAAACATTGGTGCTCAGAAAGTGGCTCAG ATTGAAGACATTAAATTTTTGAAGCAAAATAATCCCTACTCCAACACATACAACCcgggggtggaagaatcatcccaactttgcATGGAGAGATCAGAAAGGGAAT CTTTTGGAACCTTGCCAAGTGGAACTGTTCATAATCCTAGAGATCAAAATCATGTCAAAGTTGTGGTCACAAGAAAAAGTAAAGCTGCTGAGAAACCTGAAGAagaaaaggttgaagatgatggacTGTTAGAGGTTGATCTCGAAATCAGAGACAACTCAAAACAATCGGAAGAAGTGATAACACCTCCAATAACTGACAAAGAAAAGAAACAGGAACCTAAGCAGAAGATTGTGCTCCCTTACCCGACCAGATCTAAGAAGAAAGACCAACATGAGAAGAGTTTTGAAAGATTTATGGAGTTGTTCAAAAAGCTAGAGATTAACATCCCTTTTGCTGAAGCTTTAGAACAAATGCCAATTTATGCCAAGTTCATGAAAGACATTATATCAAAGAAGAGATCTATTGAGTCCGAACCAATTCAATTGACGGAGACTTGCAGCGCTATACTTCAAGGTTTAAAAATTCCAGTGAAGAAGAAAGATAGAGGGGCGGTGACTATTCCGTGCACAATAGGAGACAGATCCTTCAAGAAGGCACTAATTGATTTAGGTGCAAGTGTCAGCTTGATGCCGCTATCAATTTACAAGAAGCTTGGGCTAGGTGCAGTACAAGACACACGCATGACACTGCAATTTACAGATCACTCGATGAAGAGACCCTATGGTATTGCTAATGATGTGCTAGTGAagattgataagtttgtttttCTAGTGGATTTTATGGTCCTTGAAATGCTAGAAGATGAGGAAATCCCTTTGATTTTGGGAAGACCTTTTCTTGAGACAGGAAGATGCATGATAGATATGGAGGGAGGCACAATGACCCTCAAAGTCTATGATGAAGAGTTGAAGATTAATGTCAGAGATTccatgaagttcagagatgaagAGAGTTCGAGCAAGCAAGTTGGAATTTTGGACACGGTTTTCATCCAATCTGTTCAGAGTAAGATACCGAAATTACCATTGGAAAGAGTCCTCAGTTTGTCTATTTCTGAGAAGGATGAAGATATAAATGAAGCGGAATCTGAAGTGCTTACTATGTTAGAAGCACAACATAAATGGAATAAGCCTAAACCATACTGA